From a single Nostoc sp. MS1 genomic region:
- a CDS encoding IS630 family transposase (programmed frameshift), producing the protein MGSRLRVFLTPKQDKILFNLRTADVPQKVKDRAEVIRLSAHGWYVEKIADHFDWTAQTVREVLHRWEKQGLEGLWEKAGRGGKSRWAEADMAFLEKCLEQEPRTYNSVQLAQKLEQERSVKLSPDWLRQVLKKGVIWKRTRKSHKGKQDKVLQQIKQADLEMLELSAAAGEIDLKYMDESGFCAWSEPSYSYYFRGQQKRLEQSKRRGRRLSIIGFLQPLISFVYGLVIGGVSRKSYIQMMELEALEAQKAGRIRVIVQDNGPIHRCKEVQQLWTKWEEMGLYIFFLPKYCSEMNPIELEWQHLKKNELASQSFEDELDLAYAVIDGVQNRGEKGNYSTQRVKFNSYSSA; encoded by the exons ATGGGCAGCCGTTTAAGGGTATTTCTGACTCCTAAGCAAGATAAAATTTTGTTCAACCTGAGAACGGCAGATGTACCCCAGAAAGTGAAAGACCGAGCCGAAGTGATCAGATTAAGCGCACATGGTTGGTACGTAGAGAAGATAGCAGATCACTTTGACTGGACTGCCCAAACAGTAAGAGAAGTTTTGCATAGATGGGAAAAACAAGGTCTAGAAGGACTGTGGGAGAAAGCAGGGCGGGGAGGAAAATCAAGGTGGGCAGAAGCTGACATGGCGTTCTTAGAAAAATGCTTGGAGCAAGAACCACGTACATATAATAGTGTTCAATTAGCCCAAAAATTAGAGCAAGAACGCTCCGTGAAATTGAGTCCTGACTGGTTAAGGCAGGTACTC AAAAAGGGGGTCATTTGGAAGCGAACTAGAAAAAGCCACAAAGGAAAGCAAGACAAAGTATTGCAGCAAATCAAACAGGCAGACTTAGAGATGTTGGAATTATCTGCTGCTGCTGGAGAAATCGATTTAAAGTATATGGATGAATCAGGGTTTTGTGCCTGGAGTGAACCCAGTTACAGTTACTACTTCCGAGGTCAGCAAAAACGCCTGGAGCAGAGTAAGCGTCGGGGTCGAAGGTTAAGTATTATTGGGTTTCTTCAACCCCTAATTAGTTTTGTGTACGGTCTAGTGATTGGTGGCGTTTCACGCAAATCCTATATTCAAATGATGGAGCTTGAAGCACTTGAAGCCCAAAAAGCAGGTCGTATCAGAGTCATCGTTCAGGACAACGGCCCGATACATCGGTGCAAAGAAGTTCAGCAATTATGGACAAAGTGGGAAGAGATGGGTTTGTACATCTTCTTTTTACCTAAATATTGCTCAGAGATGAATCCAATTGAATTGGAGTGGCAACACCTGAAAAAAAATGAACTAGCTTCTCAAAGTTTTGAGGATGAATTAGACCTTGCCTATGCTGTCATTGATGGAGTTCAAAATAGAGGAGAAAAGGGAAACTACAGTACGCAACGTGTAAAATTTAACTC
- a CDS encoding glyoxalase-like domain protein: MVIAVSVLSFRLTPFLGSFLPSLPLDSLFSTQGIMVMLLAAYAGAMWLFLTSAPKVHTVMVSDLEIARQLYEGLLDLPAAEVPLHYYYNYEQTIGATGIDPLYMSTSPNWSGKSMTNASDGLWYQLKKNTQLHVITGASLGVKNQQRHVCFDRDCLEMILMRVETRGLKLKIRNNKPLNFLVKDYEGRIIEIAEVAN; the protein is encoded by the coding sequence ATGGTTATAGCAGTTAGTGTCTTATCTTTCCGGCTTACCCCCTTTTTAGGCTCCTTCTTGCCCTCGCTACCCCTGGATAGCCTATTTTCTACCCAAGGCATCATGGTGATGCTCTTAGCAGCATATGCTGGCGCTATGTGGTTATTTCTCACTAGCGCTCCTAAAGTGCATACCGTGATGGTGTCCGACTTAGAAATTGCCCGACAATTATACGAAGGGCTGCTAGATTTGCCAGCCGCAGAAGTACCGTTACATTACTACTACAACTACGAACAAACTATAGGCGCAACGGGGATAGATCCGCTATATATGTCCACAAGCCCTAATTGGTCGGGTAAGTCTATGACCAATGCCAGCGATGGGTTGTGGTATCAACTGAAGAAAAATACTCAACTGCACGTTATTACAGGCGCGAGTTTGGGCGTAAAAAATCAGCAACGTCACGTTTGCTTCGACCGTGATTGCTTGGAAATGATTTTAATGCGGGTGGAAACACGCGGCTTGAAATTAAAGATACGTAACAATAAACCCCTAAATTTTCTAGTTAAGGATTATGAGGGGCGGATTATTGAAATAGCGGAAGTGGCAAATTAG
- the lysS gene encoding lysine--tRNA ligase — MSEEDIRAARLEKVEQLRQIGTNPYAYRWESTHHAAELQEQFVDLPSGEEVDLEVAIAGRIMARRVFGKLAFFTLEDETGTIQLYLDKNRIQESMAEIDADAFNHLKQLTDVGDILGAKGTVKRTEKGELSVYVKQYTILTKSLLPLPDKWHGLTDVAKRYRQRYVDLIVNPEVRQTFRRRAQITAGIRRYLEQRDFLEIETPVLQSEAGGADARPFITYHNTLEMELYLRIATELHLKRLIVGGFEKVFELGRIFRNEGISTRHNPEFTSIEIYQAYADYNDMMELTEGIITTVAKDVLGTLQITYQGATVDLTPPWRRVTMHDLVKEHTGLDFHAFSSLDEAKAASKNAGIPGVDEAQSIGKLLNLAFEEKVETSLIQPTFVIDYPVEISPLAKPHRSQPGLVERFELFIVGRETANSFSELTDPIDQRERLEAQAAKKAAGDLEAQGVDEDFLTALEYGMPPTGGLGIGIDRLVMLLTDSPSIRDVIAFPLLKPESSFVKEFRYDSKTQTLTVEFDSGSVYEYFKVPPSIKEEWDNAPSKGQYFNKSIKGKFKSEQLS, encoded by the coding sequence ATGTCGGAAGAAGATATCCGTGCCGCTAGGCTGGAGAAAGTAGAACAACTCAGGCAGATAGGAACTAACCCCTACGCCTACCGTTGGGAGTCTACCCATCACGCAGCCGAATTGCAAGAACAATTTGTCGATTTACCCAGTGGTGAAGAAGTTGATTTAGAAGTCGCCATTGCTGGACGCATTATGGCGCGTCGGGTTTTTGGTAAGCTGGCTTTCTTCACCTTAGAAGATGAAACAGGCACAATTCAGCTTTATTTAGATAAAAATCGTATCCAAGAAAGCATGGCAGAAATTGATGCCGATGCTTTTAATCATCTCAAACAACTCACAGATGTAGGCGATATCCTGGGAGCTAAGGGAACAGTAAAACGGACTGAAAAGGGCGAATTATCAGTTTACGTCAAACAATACACCATCCTCACTAAATCTCTTTTGCCCCTACCCGACAAGTGGCATGGGTTAACGGATGTTGCCAAGCGCTACCGTCAACGCTATGTTGACTTAATTGTTAACCCCGAAGTCCGGCAAACGTTCCGCCGTCGCGCTCAAATTACCGCAGGTATTCGCCGTTATTTAGAACAACGTGATTTTTTAGAAATTGAAACTCCAGTTCTACAAAGTGAAGCTGGTGGTGCTGATGCGCGTCCCTTCATTACCTACCACAACACCTTGGAAATGGAGTTGTATCTGCGAATAGCTACAGAACTCCATCTCAAGCGGTTAATTGTGGGTGGTTTTGAAAAGGTGTTTGAATTGGGGCGAATTTTCCGCAATGAGGGAATCTCTACCAGACACAACCCCGAATTTACCTCAATTGAAATTTACCAAGCCTACGCCGACTACAATGACATGATGGAGCTAACGGAAGGTATTATTACCACCGTTGCCAAAGATGTACTCGGCACATTGCAAATTACCTACCAAGGTGCAACCGTAGATTTAACACCACCTTGGCGGCGGGTGACAATGCACGATTTGGTGAAGGAACATACAGGCTTAGATTTCCATGCTTTCTCCAGTTTGGATGAAGCGAAAGCAGCAAGTAAAAATGCTGGCATTCCTGGCGTGGATGAAGCCCAATCTATAGGTAAATTACTGAATTTAGCATTTGAAGAAAAGGTAGAAACTAGCCTAATTCAGCCTACTTTTGTGATTGATTATCCTGTAGAAATTTCTCCATTGGCTAAACCTCACCGTTCTCAACCAGGGTTAGTGGAAAGGTTTGAGTTATTCATAGTTGGGCGCGAAACTGCGAATAGTTTCTCAGAATTAACCGACCCCATTGACCAAAGAGAACGGTTGGAAGCCCAAGCCGCGAAAAAAGCAGCTGGTGACTTAGAAGCCCAAGGCGTAGATGAAGATTTCCTCACTGCTTTGGAATACGGGATGCCACCCACTGGCGGTTTAGGCATCGGCATTGATCGGTTAGTGATGTTATTAACTGATTCTCCTAGTATTAGGGATGTGATCGCATTCCCCTTACTCAAGCCGGAAAGCAGCTTTGTTAAGGAATTTCGCTATGATTCCAAAACTCAAACATTGACTGTTGAATTTGATAGTGGAAGTGTTTATGAGTATTTCAAAGTACCTCCTAGTATTAAGGAAGAATGGGACAATGCACCATCCAAGGGTCAATATTTCAACAAGTCTATCAAAGGGAAATTTAAGTCTGAACAGTTGAGTTGA